From the Senegalimassilia faecalis genome, one window contains:
- a CDS encoding FAD/NAD(P)-binding protein, translating into MPANTDFEPVHISPYHDGPAPMTGAEMMAANPYRPWPARITSITELTATEKLFEFRLIDERIREAFRHEPGQFVELSIFGVGEAPISISSSPSKRGFIELCVRRAGRFTEVLHQMQCGDIVGIRGPFGRGFPFEDMKGHDILLVAGGLGIAPLRSLINNIHDERSDFGKVTIIYGSKNPSEVMFRNQFEMWRHRKDFDLYLTVDNPDDTWDGEVGLVTKPFEHLEISPANTFGAVCGPPVMYRFVVAEMRKKGISYDHIYMSFERQMKCGMGKCGHCQIGHQYCCIDGPVFNYWEAKNIQGSM; encoded by the coding sequence GTGCCTGCTAACACCGATTTCGAACCTGTGCATATCTCGCCGTACCACGACGGGCCGGCGCCCATGACCGGCGCGGAAATGATGGCGGCGAACCCGTACCGCCCGTGGCCGGCGCGCATCACGTCCATCACCGAGTTGACCGCAACGGAGAAGCTGTTCGAGTTTCGCCTGATCGATGAGCGCATTCGCGAGGCGTTTCGTCATGAGCCGGGCCAGTTCGTGGAGCTGTCCATCTTCGGCGTGGGCGAGGCGCCCATCTCCATTTCGTCAAGCCCGTCCAAGCGCGGCTTCATCGAGCTGTGCGTGCGCCGCGCAGGCCGCTTCACCGAGGTGCTGCACCAGATGCAGTGCGGCGATATCGTGGGCATCCGCGGGCCGTTCGGCCGCGGCTTCCCGTTCGAGGACATGAAGGGCCACGACATCCTGCTGGTTGCCGGTGGCCTGGGCATCGCGCCGTTGCGCAGCCTCATCAACAACATCCACGACGAGCGCAGCGACTTCGGCAAAGTCACCATCATTTACGGGTCGAAAAACCCCTCCGAGGTGATGTTCCGCAACCAGTTCGAGATGTGGCGCCACCGCAAGGACTTCGACCTGTACCTGACCGTCGACAACCCAGACGACACGTGGGATGGCGAGGTTGGCCTGGTCACGAAGCCGTTCGAGCATCTGGAGATCAGCCCGGCGAACACGTTCGGCGCCGTGTGCGGCCCGCCGGTGATGTACCGGTTCGTCGTGGCCGAGATGCGCAAGAAGGGCATCAGCTACGACCACATCTACATGAGCTTCGAGCGGCAGATGAAGTGCGGAATGGGCAAGTGCGGGCACTGCCAGATCGGCCATCAGTATTGCTGCATCGACGGGCCCGTGTTCAATTATTGGGAAGCGAAGAACATCCAGGGGTCGATGTAG
- a CDS encoding 4Fe-4S dicluster domain-containing protein, with the protein MLYRVFGASELPALVSAFMESYEVVAPVKRDAHYSFEPISSPEEMDLAYDTTLASPKRYFLPPRETLMRYDAAENEVADFTEEVTPRVIFGAHACDINAINRLDLVFRDGRYPDPYYKARREATIIVGVSCTPDADCFCNLWDADEARFGYDLFLHRLGDKFLVSISSVEAANILESAVDLRDATDEDRIEFRHATRARQAAFNPDIPEIQDVAMLMDAFHSDPFWEEFGNRCLACNACAAVCPTCFCFDIQDVLDPNGQAGERQRVWDACTSPQFAMVAGGHNFRPTGRERVRHRMYHKLNGFLATYDRMLCVGCGRCVKACKADINPIRVLEFFEKKGAEGAC; encoded by the coding sequence ATGCTCTATCGAGTTTTCGGCGCCAGCGAGCTTCCCGCCCTGGTGTCGGCATTCATGGAAAGCTACGAGGTTGTGGCTCCCGTGAAGCGCGATGCGCATTATTCGTTCGAGCCCATCTCCTCGCCTGAGGAAATGGACCTTGCTTACGACACCACGCTCGCATCGCCCAAACGCTACTTCTTGCCGCCGCGAGAGACGCTTATGCGCTATGACGCGGCAGAAAACGAGGTGGCTGACTTCACCGAAGAGGTTACCCCGCGCGTCATTTTCGGTGCGCACGCGTGCGACATCAACGCAATCAACAGGCTTGACCTGGTGTTTCGCGATGGTCGCTACCCTGACCCGTACTATAAGGCGCGCCGCGAGGCCACCATTATCGTGGGCGTGTCGTGCACGCCCGACGCCGATTGCTTCTGCAACCTGTGGGATGCCGACGAAGCGCGCTTTGGCTATGATTTGTTCCTGCACAGGTTGGGCGACAAATTCCTGGTCAGCATTTCAAGCGTGGAAGCGGCCAACATTTTAGAATCTGCCGTTGACCTGCGCGACGCTACCGACGAGGACCGCATCGAGTTCCGCCATGCTACGCGTGCGCGCCAGGCTGCGTTCAACCCTGACATCCCCGAGATTCAAGACGTGGCCATGCTCATGGACGCGTTTCATTCCGATCCGTTCTGGGAAGAGTTTGGCAACCGCTGCTTGGCCTGCAACGCGTGCGCCGCGGTGTGCCCGACGTGCTTCTGCTTCGACATCCAGGACGTGCTTGATCCCAACGGGCAGGCGGGCGAGCGCCAGCGCGTGTGGGATGCGTGCACATCACCGCAGTTCGCCATGGTGGCCGGTGGTCACAACTTCCGCCCCACGGGGCGCGAGCGCGTGCGTCATCGCATGTACCACAAGCTCAACGGTTTTCTGGCCACGTACGACCGCATGCTGTGCGTGGGGTGCGGCCGCTGCGTGAAAGCGTGCAAGGCCGACATCAACCCCATCCGCGTGCTGGAGTTTTTCGAGAAGAAGGGGGCGGAAGGTGCCTGCTAA
- the ndk gene encoding nucleoside-diphosphate kinase has product MAIQKTYSMIKPDGVRNGHIGEIVNRFERAGLTVERMELGMVTLDQAKANYAEHEGKPFYDGLISYITSGPVVKMVISGEGAVAKVRTLMGATNPAEAAPGTIRGDFGLIMDENVIHGSDSPESAEREIGIFFA; this is encoded by the coding sequence ATGGCTATCCAGAAGACCTACAGCATGATCAAGCCCGACGGTGTGCGCAACGGCCACATCGGCGAGATCGTCAACCGCTTCGAGCGCGCCGGCCTGACCGTCGAGCGCATGGAGCTGGGCATGGTGACGCTTGACCAGGCCAAGGCCAATTACGCCGAGCACGAGGGCAAGCCGTTCTACGACGGCCTGATCTCCTACATCACGTCCGGCCCGGTCGTGAAGATGGTCATCTCCGGCGAGGGCGCTGTTGCCAAGGTGCGCACGCTCATGGGTGCCACTAATCCGGCGGAAGCGGCCCCCGGCACGATTCGCGGCGATTTCGGCCTGATTATGGACGAGAATGTGATTCACGGCTCCGATTCCCCGGAGTCCGCTGAGCGCGAAATCGGCATCTTCTTTGCGTAA
- a CDS encoding tetratricopeptide repeat protein, translating to MNNQLFQQARSAYAQKDYQGALEAYQQCLQDAANPVAPGEAGQLHHQIGNCLVKLKAPNEAIQSYTQAIADEAYDARGAVHYNLGMAYAALHDYENAVQNFEAAVSDAKYDSSYKAYTGMGNALLKMGKSAEAGMAFRNAALDEANPDPTKALLNLGVCFMALNRPADAVASYESALQFDMQPTMHNRLYANLGQAYVATGQMQKAVNAFEQSIADKTYFLSDSASVDYQRAIAAVAQGTSEITQVMAPVSGAAPAAAGAADTSGIDVPADGSGMYAEQDPYGTQAQPSPYYYTDPYGPEAAGQYDTAAADDRFFSASDEELEQWSRGVAKQERKRKNVGLKVLVVIVLLVLVAFGAGVFMYTQGWGYPSQDSVVTQLFADPDNASSLYSAEVSDSSAASMTDALVKDSAPTINAVEKSMTDSTAYVTASTEGGGQMQYKVSMVRDMIGWKVSNVELYFPSQN from the coding sequence ATGAACAATCAGCTATTCCAGCAAGCCCGAAGCGCCTACGCGCAGAAGGATTATCAAGGCGCGCTTGAGGCGTACCAGCAGTGCTTGCAGGATGCAGCGAACCCTGTCGCCCCTGGTGAGGCGGGCCAGCTGCACCACCAGATCGGCAACTGCCTTGTGAAGCTGAAGGCGCCGAACGAGGCTATCCAGTCGTATACGCAGGCTATCGCCGACGAGGCTTACGATGCGCGCGGCGCGGTGCACTACAACCTGGGCATGGCTTATGCGGCGCTGCACGACTACGAAAACGCCGTGCAGAACTTCGAGGCCGCCGTGTCCGACGCCAAGTACGATTCGTCGTATAAGGCTTACACGGGCATGGGCAATGCGCTGCTGAAAATGGGCAAGTCCGCCGAGGCCGGCATGGCGTTCCGCAACGCGGCGCTCGACGAGGCCAACCCCGATCCCACGAAGGCGCTGCTGAACCTGGGCGTGTGCTTCATGGCGCTCAACCGTCCGGCCGACGCCGTGGCATCGTACGAAAGCGCGCTGCAGTTCGACATGCAGCCCACCATGCATAACCGCCTGTACGCGAACCTGGGCCAGGCCTATGTGGCCACGGGCCAGATGCAGAAGGCCGTGAACGCCTTCGAGCAGTCCATCGCCGACAAGACGTACTTCCTGTCCGATTCCGCCAGCGTTGACTACCAGCGCGCCATTGCGGCCGTTGCCCAGGGCACGTCCGAGATCACGCAGGTCATGGCGCCTGTTTCCGGTGCGGCACCCGCAGCGGCGGGCGCGGCGGACACGTCGGGCATCGATGTGCCGGCTGACGGTTCGGGCATGTACGCCGAGCAGGACCCTTACGGTACGCAGGCCCAGCCCAGCCCGTACTACTACACCGACCCGTACGGTCCGGAAGCGGCAGGCCAGTACGACACCGCAGCTGCCGACGACCGTTTCTTCAGCGCTTCCGACGAAGAGCTTGAGCAGTGGTCGCGCGGCGTGGCCAAGCAGGAGCGCAAGCGCAAGAACGTGGGCCTGAAGGTGCTCGTCGTCATCGTCTTGCTGGTGCTTGTGGCCTTCGGCGCCGGCGTGTTCATGTACACGCAGGGTTGGGGCTATCCCAGCCAGGACAGCGTGGTCACGCAGCTGTTCGCCGACCCCGATAACGCCTCTTCGCTGTATTCCGCCGAGGTCAGCGATTCTTCGGCCGCATCCATGACCGATGCGCTGGTGAAGGATTCCGCGCCTACCATCAACGCGGTGGAGAAAAGCATGACCGACTCCACGGCTTACGTCACCGCGTCTACCGAGGGCGGCGGGCAGATGCAGTACAAGGTGTCCATGGTGCGCGACATGATCGGTTGGAAAGTCAGCAACGTCGAGCTGTATTTCCCCAGCCAGAACTAG
- a CDS encoding peptidylprolyl isomerase, whose translation MALYTPAYQPTGEEIAVIKTSKGTIRVQLAGKDAPIHVGNFVELAQKGFYDNLKFHRYVPGFVIQGGCPNTRDLTPEEVIAKAGNPFAGLGTGGPGYCIKQEYTTNPNNHHADAALAMARSQNPDSAGSQFYLCLGAQPMLDSGYTVFGQTIEGKDVIAQLRVGDVIEGIEIENAAE comes from the coding sequence ATGGCACTGTACACTCCCGCATATCAGCCGACGGGCGAGGAAATCGCCGTCATCAAAACCTCGAAGGGCACCATCCGCGTGCAGCTGGCGGGTAAGGACGCCCCCATCCACGTGGGCAACTTCGTTGAGCTGGCTCAGAAGGGCTTCTACGACAACCTGAAGTTCCACCGCTACGTCCCCGGCTTCGTCATCCAGGGCGGCTGCCCGAACACGCGCGACCTCACGCCTGAGGAAGTCATCGCGAAGGCGGGCAACCCGTTCGCCGGCCTGGGCACGGGCGGCCCGGGCTACTGCATCAAGCAGGAGTACACCACGAACCCGAACAACCATCACGCCGACGCCGCGCTGGCCATGGCTCGCAGCCAGAACCCCGATTCGGCCGGCTCTCAGTTCTACCTGTGCCTGGGCGCGCAGCCCATGCTCGACTCCGGCTACACTGTGTTCGGCCAGACCATTGAGGGCAAAGACGTCATCGCGCAGCTGCGCGTGGGCGATGTGATCGAAGGCATCGAAATCGAGAATGCCGCCGAATAG
- a CDS encoding metallophosphoesterase family protein has protein sequence MAVDEQTELAASGSVFDLAAQSAEYEPLSYYGGAKDCGDAIDIEYISDVHLLHHVKYYGEDLRKAINGAAGTLAESHAEPKFVLHRGWIAPKSFFLGDVSSDKEVTVEFYRRYRLNVMYREYRRFRAELAKKYGYGRKSMRWRLNAERSLKSLDGHIAAKEAEFKRLKAKVDEYLSYNRVIAPKGNADRIKAYLASDYYKKREQKDGLPYSARERILDAAAAKDEVCRLEFVKADLERRLEDERFESHMAFTETERPYDSRGFRTYLIRRYDNWCNMQKGGHYRPHEHLGIVILGNHEYVGFPDVDSAVAFYKERLEPMGYTVLQNEYVEDDRCVIYGGTGFAVLNECYNAGNLVCCDAMMVDRELFVKVKQGVPGAEDDLEAAKARARAYEAEQSRLFVAGYEAAREHARETDKCFVCATHYPVEGCLGRLDRDAVYFSGHTHQNRYVRKENVILYADNQVGCHKRGGFDPERDMRFRTATAGCVRNPYADLVDGCYPTTPAEYSSFYRFIGEYVGTGKMIRKSCKKNEMYVIKSYGYYGFFLVSDKGISIANGGKTKKVALSGSIDWVCDNFDIVVAKYLAALEPLRERQEQVSRELKRLGFYGTIHGLIVDVNFDHHIMVNPADGSLAFYSSPSYGLVDQLASFPKLLESVKQGCLLYGNELVAASVEERCDAALAKYDVDVLAPSPLGMLAPVDAEGIEALERAEMIKVDLKHGAYKLSRNVAPLQRLFSGHVLRDFDPRLAEVDDESTPRRKRSMLGRAFVDEFGTEHLIVEDDLGEVITALSEDGRRMRVTVLALRRLVRGGGRWVTKTLDATLAAYADKSLPKPWGDALSRMKPKVLDASK, from the coding sequence ATGGCCGTGGATGAGCAGACCGAACTGGCCGCAAGCGGTTCTGTCTTCGATCTTGCTGCGCAGAGCGCCGAATACGAGCCGCTGTCGTACTACGGCGGCGCGAAGGATTGTGGGGATGCAATCGATATCGAATATATTTCGGACGTGCACCTGCTGCATCATGTGAAGTATTACGGTGAAGACCTGCGCAAGGCCATCAACGGGGCGGCGGGGACCCTTGCGGAATCCCACGCCGAACCGAAGTTCGTCTTGCATCGTGGCTGGATTGCGCCGAAGTCATTTTTCTTGGGCGATGTCTCGTCCGACAAGGAGGTGACCGTCGAGTTCTACAGGCGTTATCGGCTGAACGTGATGTACCGCGAATACCGACGATTCAGGGCCGAACTGGCGAAAAAATACGGATACGGCCGCAAGTCGATGCGCTGGCGGTTGAACGCCGAGCGCAGTCTCAAGAGTCTTGACGGGCATATTGCAGCGAAGGAGGCCGAGTTCAAGCGGCTAAAGGCCAAGGTTGACGAGTACTTGAGCTACAATCGCGTCATTGCACCGAAGGGCAACGCTGATCGCATCAAGGCGTACCTCGCGAGCGACTACTATAAGAAGCGTGAGCAAAAGGATGGGCTGCCATACTCCGCGAGAGAGAGGATTCTGGACGCCGCAGCCGCCAAGGACGAGGTGTGCCGGCTTGAGTTTGTCAAGGCTGATCTCGAGCGCCGGCTCGAAGACGAGAGGTTCGAGTCCCATATGGCGTTCACCGAGACTGAACGTCCGTACGATTCGCGTGGCTTCAGGACGTATTTGATACGGAGGTACGATAACTGGTGCAACATGCAGAAGGGCGGACACTATCGTCCGCATGAACATCTTGGAATCGTGATTCTCGGCAATCACGAATATGTCGGTTTCCCCGACGTCGACTCCGCTGTCGCGTTTTACAAGGAGAGGCTCGAGCCCATGGGCTACACCGTCCTGCAGAACGAGTACGTGGAGGATGACAGATGCGTCATCTATGGCGGGACGGGCTTCGCGGTGCTCAACGAATGCTACAACGCGGGTAATCTCGTGTGCTGCGACGCGATGATGGTCGACCGCGAGCTCTTCGTGAAGGTCAAGCAGGGTGTACCCGGCGCTGAGGACGATCTTGAGGCGGCCAAGGCCCGTGCGAGGGCGTACGAGGCTGAGCAGAGTCGACTCTTCGTGGCGGGTTACGAGGCAGCGCGTGAGCATGCGCGTGAGACGGATAAATGCTTTGTATGTGCCACACACTACCCCGTGGAGGGCTGCCTCGGGCGCCTTGACAGGGATGCTGTCTACTTCTCGGGGCACACGCATCAGAACAGGTACGTTAGGAAAGAGAATGTGATTCTTTACGCCGACAATCAGGTTGGCTGCCACAAGAGGGGTGGCTTCGATCCCGAGCGGGACATGCGCTTCAGGACGGCTACTGCAGGCTGCGTGAGAAACCCCTATGCCGATCTTGTAGACGGCTGCTACCCGACGACGCCCGCCGAGTACTCCAGTTTCTACCGGTTCATCGGCGAGTACGTGGGCACGGGCAAAATGATTCGCAAAAGCTGCAAGAAGAACGAGATGTACGTTATCAAGTCGTATGGCTACTACGGGTTCTTCCTCGTGAGCGACAAGGGCATCTCTATCGCCAACGGCGGTAAGACGAAGAAGGTCGCCCTGAGTGGGAGCATTGATTGGGTCTGCGACAACTTCGACATCGTCGTGGCCAAGTACCTCGCCGCGCTTGAGCCGCTGCGGGAGAGGCAAGAGCAGGTCTCGCGCGAGCTGAAGCGGCTTGGATTCTATGGAACTATCCACGGTCTCATCGTGGACGTGAATTTCGATCACCACATCATGGTGAATCCCGCCGACGGCTCGCTGGCGTTCTACTCTTCGCCTTCGTATGGGTTGGTCGACCAGCTTGCGTCCTTCCCGAAGCTGCTCGAGAGCGTGAAACAGGGATGTCTCTTGTACGGTAACGAGCTCGTCGCGGCGAGCGTCGAGGAGAGATGCGATGCCGCGCTTGCAAAGTACGATGTCGACGTGCTTGCGCCGTCCCCGTTGGGGATGCTGGCCCCGGTGGACGCCGAGGGCATTGAGGCTCTCGAGCGAGCCGAGATGATAAAGGTCGACCTCAAGCATGGAGCCTACAAGCTGTCCCGCAACGTCGCACCTTTGCAACGGCTGTTCTCGGGACACGTGCTGCGTGACTTCGATCCGCGTTTGGCTGAGGTCGACGACGAGAGTACTCCGCGCAGGAAGAGGTCGATGCTCGGTCGTGCGTTTGTCGACGAGTTCGGCACGGAACACCTCATCGTTGAGGATGACCTCGGTGAGGTTATTACTGCGCTCAGCGAGGACGGCAGGCGGATGAGAGTTACGGTGCTGGCGCTGAGGAGGCTGGTGCGAGGAGGTGGTCGCTGGGTGACGAAGACCCTCGATGCAACGCTCGCAGCCTATGCAGACAAGTCCCTGCCGAAGCCGTGGGGTGATGCCTTATCACGGATGAAGCCCAAGGTGCTCGACGCGAGTAAGTGA
- the rlmD gene encoding 23S rRNA (uracil(1939)-C(5))-methyltransferase RlmD, with the protein MSEIITIERMGYGAEAVGHLASGKTVFVEGGAPGDVASIDVVEEKPSFARARIGKIEQPGAARVAPKWAEPAALGAAPWQHLAYDAQLEAKRANVVAALSRTGGFGERADELVASCLPSKRQWGYRNKIELGAQWDAKGTFNLGFHQEGDPNVQQALACPLAHDAIAKAPKALRGALRFLQGSDDLGIFRVGVRTSVRTRETEVALWTRPSGFPRAAAAKMLKSSLKATSVVRVIADPGKARKIKGLEVLDGKGIWTEQLCGARYVAHAPSFFQVNTAQAEKLVEQAVLALGGSIGDAGPAGLDGMLVADLYAGCGTFGVALARAGADVIAVESAASSVRDLRRNADENSVDIDVIGGDAARELPQLGGLDALVVDPPRAGLADGVPADIAAARPSRVVYVSCNPATWARDVRRFEDVGYRLERVQPVDLFPQTYHVELVSCFVRC; encoded by the coding sequence ATGTCCGAAATCATCACGATCGAACGCATGGGCTACGGTGCCGAGGCGGTTGGCCACCTGGCAAGCGGCAAAACGGTGTTCGTCGAAGGCGGCGCGCCGGGAGACGTGGCAAGCATCGACGTGGTGGAGGAAAAGCCGTCGTTCGCCCGCGCACGCATCGGCAAAATCGAGCAGCCGGGCGCGGCGCGCGTGGCGCCGAAGTGGGCCGAGCCCGCGGCGTTGGGTGCCGCCCCGTGGCAGCACCTTGCCTACGATGCGCAGCTTGAGGCCAAGCGCGCCAACGTGGTGGCCGCGCTTTCGCGCACGGGCGGTTTCGGGGAGCGCGCGGACGAGCTGGTGGCGTCGTGCTTGCCCTCCAAACGCCAGTGGGGGTATCGCAACAAGATAGAACTCGGCGCGCAGTGGGATGCGAAAGGCACGTTTAACCTGGGGTTCCATCAGGAAGGCGACCCGAACGTGCAGCAGGCGCTGGCTTGCCCCTTGGCGCATGACGCCATCGCGAAGGCGCCGAAGGCCCTGCGCGGTGCGCTGCGCTTTTTGCAGGGCAGCGACGATCTGGGCATCTTCCGCGTGGGCGTGCGCACCAGCGTGCGCACTCGCGAGACGGAGGTTGCGCTGTGGACGCGCCCGTCGGGCTTTCCGCGCGCGGCCGCGGCCAAGATGCTGAAAAGCTCGCTGAAGGCCACCAGCGTGGTGCGCGTCATCGCCGATCCGGGTAAGGCGCGCAAAATCAAGGGCCTGGAAGTGCTTGACGGCAAGGGAATCTGGACCGAGCAGCTTTGCGGTGCGCGCTACGTGGCGCACGCGCCGTCGTTTTTCCAGGTGAACACGGCCCAGGCGGAGAAGCTGGTTGAGCAGGCCGTTTTGGCGCTGGGCGGCAGCATCGGCGATGCGGGCCCCGCCGGCCTTGACGGCATGCTGGTGGCCGACCTGTACGCGGGCTGCGGCACGTTCGGCGTGGCACTGGCGCGCGCCGGTGCGGACGTGATTGCCGTGGAGTCGGCGGCGTCTTCCGTGCGCGACCTGCGCCGCAACGCCGATGAGAACAGCGTGGACATCGACGTCATCGGCGGCGACGCCGCGCGCGAGTTGCCCCAGCTGGGCGGCCTGGACGCGTTGGTGGTGGACCCGCCGCGCGCCGGCCTTGCCGACGGCGTGCCGGCCGACATCGCCGCCGCCCGCCCCAGCCGCGTGGTGTACGTCAGCTGCAACCCCGCCACGTGGGCGCGCGACGTGCGCCGTTTCGAGGACGTGGGCTACCGCCTCGAGCGCGTGCAACCCGTCGACCTGTTTCCGCAAACGTACCACGTAGAACTCGTCAGCTGCTTCGTTCGCTGCTAG
- a CDS encoding GtrA family protein: MKKLIAQFMKFGVVGVIAFVIDYGLLVVLTELFGVNYLVSATISFTVSVIFNYCASMRYVFTHKEGMSRTREFVIFVVLSVIGLLINNGCMWAGVELLGVHYLITKIFATAVVMVWNFVTRKIFLDGGDAQAA; this comes from the coding sequence GTGAAGAAGCTTATCGCGCAGTTCATGAAATTCGGCGTCGTCGGCGTCATCGCGTTTGTCATCGACTACGGCCTGCTGGTGGTGCTCACGGAACTGTTCGGGGTAAATTACCTGGTCAGCGCCACTATTTCGTTCACGGTTTCCGTGATTTTCAACTACTGCGCCTCCATGCGCTACGTGTTCACGCACAAAGAGGGCATGAGCCGCACGCGCGAGTTCGTCATATTCGTGGTGCTGTCGGTCATCGGACTGCTTATCAACAACGGTTGCATGTGGGCCGGCGTGGAGCTGCTTGGCGTGCACTACCTTATTACGAAGATCTTCGCCACGGCGGTTGTTATGGTGTGGAACTTCGTGACGCGCAAGATTTTCCTCGACGGCGGCGACGCGCAGGCCGCATAG
- a CDS encoding glycosyltransferase family 2 protein, producing the protein MTSDIEAVRRGCGVAVIIPCYNEAVTIGKVVDDFRRVMPEADVYVYDNNSSDGTGDIARAHGATVKVERRQGKGNVVRQMMRDIDADYYLMVDGDDTYPAEAGPDLVAPLAADEADMVVGDRLSNGTYGEENDRAFHGFGNDLVRFLIKAIYGFEFSDVMTGYRAYNKVFAKTMPVLSPGFEIETELSIHAVDKRWRIAEVPIDYRDRPEGSESKLSTFSDGFKVLMMILSLFKDYKPLALFSWVALLFVALGLIAGVPVIAQFAATGLVPRLPSALLAVGLVFVGLLAFTCGLILDTVVKGARKQYEIQVTEAYERYGCCDKAE; encoded by the coding sequence GTGACTTCAGACATCGAAGCCGTACGCCGCGGGTGCGGCGTGGCCGTCATCATACCCTGCTACAACGAGGCCGTCACCATCGGCAAGGTGGTCGACGACTTCCGCCGCGTCATGCCCGAGGCCGACGTGTACGTGTACGACAACAACTCGTCGGACGGCACGGGCGACATCGCGCGGGCGCACGGCGCCACCGTGAAGGTGGAGCGGCGCCAGGGCAAGGGCAACGTCGTGCGCCAGATGATGCGCGACATCGACGCCGACTACTACCTCATGGTGGACGGCGACGACACCTACCCCGCCGAGGCCGGCCCCGACCTGGTGGCGCCGCTGGCCGCCGACGAGGCCGACATGGTGGTGGGCGACCGCCTGTCCAACGGCACGTACGGCGAGGAGAACGACCGCGCGTTCCACGGCTTCGGCAACGACCTGGTGCGCTTCCTCATCAAGGCCATCTACGGGTTCGAGTTTTCCGACGTCATGACGGGCTACCGCGCCTACAACAAGGTGTTCGCCAAGACCATGCCGGTGCTGTCCCCCGGCTTCGAGATCGAGACGGAGCTGTCCATCCACGCGGTGGACAAGCGCTGGCGCATCGCCGAGGTGCCCATCGACTACCGCGACCGCCCCGAGGGCAGCGAGTCGAAGCTGTCCACGTTCTCGGACGGCTTCAAGGTGCTCATGATGATCCTGTCGCTGTTCAAGGACTACAAGCCGCTGGCGCTGTTCTCCTGGGTGGCGCTGCTGTTCGTGGCTCTGGGCCTGATCGCCGGCGTCCCGGTTATCGCGCAGTTCGCCGCCACGGGCTTGGTGCCCCGGCTGCCAAGCGCCCTTCTGGCCGTGGGCCTGGTGTTCGTGGGCCTGCTGGCATTCACGTGCGGGCTCATCCTGGACACGGTGGTCAAGGGCGCGCGCAAGCAATACGAGATTCAGGTCACCGAAGCTTACGAGCGCTACGGTTGCTGCGACAAGGCAGAATAA